A stretch of Carnobacteriaceae bacterium zg-C25 DNA encodes these proteins:
- a CDS encoding HAMP domain-containing histidine kinase, translated as MRDIYKNPQAKVGLRWLIGLSTGLLMTLLVGYHTILAFLQHQLNHHSVHLYVLNKHHADLTPYLTEGIFPDALRGEVATLLEQSFAQKMDTSQYHVHLLFILSIWLIVTVVAFAIMTLYFKRFFNQLNTLNNYVLNLNSDVEPIDIRQSNEGILSQLQHSLYQTATSLHTQYRLSTKHKDYLDANIANISHQLKTPLTALWVVVDSILALPIEKRTDDTLLPLEPQLERINTLIQAILLMTRLDAHAITFKKENVKIGVLIKQLQTEFQVLLKEKGLTLQIIGDLDTVIKVDRFYLYEAMANIIKNGIDHACENSQITITITSNIFYTSIFIQNEGQPIDKDDLPYIFQRFYKGKNAKTTSIGIGLALSHDILNQHSGKLSAKNVSNGVQFELTIPQQ; from the coding sequence ATGCGTGATATTTATAAAAATCCACAAGCAAAAGTCGGCTTAAGATGGCTAATCGGATTGTCAACCGGTTTACTCATGACGCTTTTAGTTGGCTATCACACCATTTTAGCGTTTCTTCAACATCAACTAAATCATCACAGCGTACATTTGTACGTCTTAAATAAACATCACGCCGATTTGACGCCCTATTTAACAGAAGGCATTTTCCCAGATGCGTTACGTGGTGAAGTGGCAACATTACTTGAACAGTCATTTGCACAAAAAATGGATACTTCGCAATACCACGTGCATCTTTTATTCATTTTGAGTATATGGCTCATCGTCACAGTTGTTGCATTTGCCATTATGACACTCTATTTCAAACGATTTTTTAATCAACTCAACACACTTAATAACTATGTGCTTAATTTAAATAGTGATGTTGAACCGATTGATATTCGTCAATCTAACGAGGGGATACTCTCTCAATTACAACATTCGCTATACCAAACTGCAACGTCTTTACATACACAATACCGCCTATCAACAAAACACAAAGATTATTTAGATGCCAATATCGCCAATATCTCACATCAATTAAAAACGCCATTAACGGCGTTGTGGGTGGTTGTCGATTCTATATTAGCGCTTCCTATCGAAAAGCGTACCGACGATACACTCTTACCATTAGAACCACAACTTGAACGGATTAATACGCTAATTCAAGCCATTTTATTAATGACTCGACTAGATGCGCATGCCATTACGTTTAAAAAAGAAAACGTCAAAATCGGGGTACTCATCAAACAATTACAAACCGAATTTCAAGTGCTTTTAAAAGAAAAAGGATTAACATTACAGATTATAGGTGATTTAGATACCGTCATTAAAGTGGACCGTTTTTACCTATATGAAGCAATGGCAAATATTATCAAAAACGGTATTGATCACGCCTGTGAAAATAGTCAAATAACCATTACAATTACATCAAATATTTTCTATACGTCAATTTTTATTCAAAATGAAGGTCAGCCAATTGATAAAGATGATTTACCTTATATTTTCCAACGCTTCTACAAAGGAAAAAATGCCAAAACAACAAGTATTGGTATCGGATTGGCTTTATCGCACGATATTTTAAACCAACATAGTGGTAAATTAAGTGCCAAAAACGTATCAAATGGCGTACAATTTGAACTCACCATACCACAACAATAA
- a CDS encoding TVP38/TMEM64 family protein, whose protein sequence is MFTIHLKQLGVFGPIVFTLIQIIQVVIPVIPGGIVSLSGQVVFGYLWGFIYNYVGITIGSIIAFFLARAYGEFFVKCFVSDETYDKYLGWTKNEKRFSWILGILFFLPAAPDDILCMIAGLTTLSFKKFMLIFIPTKAISTFAFTVLMQKALEYILDVVWPYIYTTIWPVVVTNMLWVILGVCFIAIVTYYVIKKRK, encoded by the coding sequence ATGTTTACCATTCATTTGAAACAACTTGGTGTGTTTGGTCCTATTGTATTTACTTTGATTCAAATTATACAAGTTGTTATTCCGGTTATCCCCGGAGGCATTGTTTCGTTATCTGGACAAGTCGTGTTCGGTTACTTATGGGGATTTATTTATAATTATGTAGGTATCACTATTGGTTCGATTATTGCTTTTTTCTTGGCAAGAGCGTATGGCGAATTTTTTGTAAAATGTTTTGTGAGTGATGAAACGTATGATAAATATTTAGGATGGACGAAAAATGAAAAACGTTTTTCATGGATTTTAGGTATTTTGTTTTTCTTACCCGCTGCACCAGATGATATTTTGTGTATGATTGCAGGATTGACGACGCTTTCATTTAAAAAATTTATGTTGATTTTTATACCGACAAAAGCAATCTCTACATTTGCGTTTACGGTATTGATGCAAAAAGCTTTAGAATACATTTTAGATGTTGTATGGCCGTATATTTATACAACGATATGGCCAGTAGTTGTGACAAATATGTTATGGGTGATTCTTGGGGTGTGTTTTATAGCCATCGTCACTTATTATGTAATTAAAAAAAGAAAGTAA
- a CDS encoding nicotinate-nucleotide adenylyltransferase: MMQKTQQKIGILGGSFNPIHMAHLRNAQSVLDQLGLDKIIVLPSGTPPYQTTKKLVDTSHRLEMVRLAISDNPKFEVNTIEMDTPGVHYTFDTIQSLKQHYQNAKFYFIIGGDMIDALHTWYRIDELIQEVTFVGIDRMHSKNESSVPFIPLHLPLLDISSSMIRQMVQNQQSIRYLVPNAVMQYIEKERLYVDEYTTS, from the coding sequence ATGATGCAAAAAACTCAACAAAAAATTGGTATTTTAGGTGGTAGTTTTAACCCTATTCATATGGCGCATTTAAGAAATGCACAAAGTGTGTTAGATCAGTTAGGGTTAGATAAAATTATTGTGTTACCGAGCGGGACACCACCGTATCAAACAACGAAAAAATTAGTGGATACGTCACACCGTTTAGAAATGGTACGTTTGGCAATAAGTGATAATCCAAAATTTGAAGTGAATACGATAGAAATGGATACACCAGGTGTGCATTATACGTTTGACACGATTCAATCGTTAAAACAGCACTATCAAAATGCAAAATTTTATTTTATTATTGGCGGCGATATGATTGATGCGTTGCATACATGGTACCGTATCGATGAATTAATTCAGGAAGTGACTTTTGTCGGTATTGATCGAATGCATTCTAAAAATGAATCGAGTGTACCGTTTATACCGCTACATTTGCCGTTACTGGATATTAGTTCATCAATGATTAGACAAATGGTGCAAAATCAACAAAGTATTCGGTATTTAGTGCCGAATGCGGTGATGCAATATATTGAAAAGGAGAGATTGTATGTTGACGAATACACTACGTCATAA
- the rsfS gene encoding ribosome silencing factor → MKTSEEILEVVVKAADDKIAEEMVALDVRGLTGISDFFVIMQGRNEKHVQAIVDAVDEAAHKNQIVVKSIEGKDTGTWTLLDLNDVIVHVFYPSERVHYNLEKLWSDAPLYDISAWVNQ, encoded by the coding sequence TTGAAAACAAGTGAAGAAATTTTAGAAGTTGTGGTTAAGGCGGCAGATGACAAAATTGCAGAAGAGATGGTGGCACTAGATGTTCGTGGGTTGACCGGAATTAGTGACTTTTTCGTGATTATGCAAGGACGTAACGAAAAGCATGTGCAAGCGATTGTTGATGCTGTGGATGAAGCGGCGCATAAAAATCAAATTGTTGTGAAAAGTATTGAAGGTAAGGATACAGGGACATGGACGTTGTTAGATTTAAATGACGTCATTGTACATGTGTTTTACCCGAGCGAACGTGTACATTACAACTTAGAAAAATTATGGAGTGATGCGCCGTTATACGATATTAGTGCGTGGGTTAATCAATAA
- a CDS encoding pyrimidine-nucleoside phosphorylase, whose translation MFRMVDLIEKKRDGLALSESEIKWMISGVTTGSIPDYQMSAMLMAILFQGMTHEELGVMTLAMAASGDQFDLSAIDGIKVDKHSTGGVGDTTTLVLAPLVASLGIPVAKMSGRGLGHTGGTIDKLEAIPGFHIEVEQDEFIDLVNQNKVAVVGQSGNLTPADKKLYALRDVTGTVQSIPLIASSIMSKKIASGADAIVLDVKTGAGAFMKTVEEAKQLAQEMVAIGNQVGRSTMAVISDMSQPLGVAVGNANEVIEAIETLKGKGPKDLEDLCLELGAQMVYLAKKATSIDEAKALLKENIANGKALDVLRTFIAAQGGDARVVDDYSLLPQAKYDIPVFASQAGVVQNIVADDIGVAAMLLGAGRATKEDTIDLAVGLSVLKKVGDTVSVDEPIVMIHSNRQDVSDAIAKIQQAYTIGETADVPVLIYDVVH comes from the coding sequence ATGTTTAGAATGGTAGATCTTATTGAAAAGAAACGTGATGGGTTAGCGTTAAGTGAATCAGAAATTAAATGGATGATTTCTGGTGTAACAACGGGGAGTATTCCCGACTATCAAATGAGTGCCATGTTAATGGCGATTTTGTTTCAAGGGATGACGCATGAAGAGTTAGGTGTGATGACGTTAGCCATGGCAGCATCGGGTGATCAATTTGATTTAAGTGCTATTGACGGTATTAAAGTCGATAAACATTCAACTGGTGGTGTTGGCGATACGACAACATTAGTTTTGGCTCCACTCGTAGCGAGTTTAGGCATACCTGTTGCTAAAATGAGTGGTCGTGGGTTAGGGCATACTGGTGGAACGATTGATAAATTAGAAGCGATTCCTGGATTTCACATTGAAGTGGAACAAGACGAATTTATTGATTTAGTCAATCAAAATAAAGTGGCTGTCGTTGGTCAAAGTGGTAATTTAACACCAGCCGATAAAAAGTTATACGCGTTACGTGATGTAACGGGGACGGTACAATCCATTCCGTTAATTGCAAGTTCCATTATGAGTAAAAAAATTGCTTCGGGTGCTGATGCTATCGTATTAGATGTTAAAACAGGTGCAGGTGCCTTTATGAAAACGGTTGAAGAGGCTAAACAATTGGCACAAGAAATGGTTGCCATTGGGAATCAAGTTGGTCGTTCAACAATGGCGGTTATTTCGGATATGTCTCAACCGTTAGGCGTTGCCGTTGGGAATGCAAATGAAGTGATTGAAGCCATTGAAACGCTTAAAGGCAAAGGGCCAAAAGATTTAGAAGATTTATGTTTAGAATTAGGCGCACAAATGGTCTATTTAGCGAAAAAAGCAACATCGATTGATGAAGCGAAAGCATTGCTAAAAGAAAATATCGCTAATGGGAAAGCGTTGGATGTGTTGCGTACATTTATTGCCGCACAAGGCGGAGATGCACGTGTTGTGGATGATTATAGTTTATTGCCACAAGCTAAATACGATATTCCGGTTTTTGCTAGCCAAGCGGGTGTGGTTCAAAATATTGTGGCAGATGATATTGGTGTTGCGGCAATGTTATTAGGTGCTGGACGTGCGACTAAAGAAGATACGATTGATTTAGCTGTTGGATTATCCGTATTGAAAAAAGTGGGCGATACGGTATCTGTGGACGAACCGATTGTAATGATTCATAGTAATCGTCAAGACGTCAGTGATGCTATTGCTAAAATTCAACAAGCGTATACGATCGGTGAAACGGCAGATGTGCCTGTATTGATTTATGATGTGGTACATTAA
- a CDS encoding glycosyltransferase family 4 protein, translated as MTKKNIINMLSSATSVKGQGVGSAYLEQVKLVSEGLSDNYEVVINKPIIADITHFHTIDFKFFLGKDFVSKQGKSVGYVHMLPETVEKSLQLPFPIKSIFFKYLIQFYKRMDYLVTVNPYFIGELEKYGIERDKVTYIPNFVSSDQFHPLGHDIVEQTKIKYGIPTDRFIVLSAGQLQRRKGIFDVVEMAKLLPDVHFVWAGGFSFGKISDGYKEIEKIVENPPQNMTFLGIVEREEMNAIYNMADVMMLASFEELFPMTILEAMCVNKPILLRDLDIYPDILFDFYEKANSIDEFVSVIQSLQTDTQRYEKAVEASKKGNVFYSKENVLEMWQQFYDMVLNS; from the coding sequence ATGACAAAGAAAAATATTATTAATATGTTGTCTAGTGCAACAAGTGTAAAGGGACAAGGTGTCGGTTCTGCTTACTTGGAACAAGTAAAGTTAGTCAGTGAAGGGCTAAGTGACAATTATGAAGTGGTCATTAATAAACCAATCATTGCAGATATTACGCATTTTCATACCATTGATTTTAAATTTTTCTTAGGAAAAGACTTTGTTTCTAAACAAGGTAAATCAGTCGGGTATGTACACATGTTGCCAGAAACCGTTGAAAAAAGTTTGCAATTACCATTTCCTATTAAATCCATCTTTTTTAAATATTTAATTCAATTTTATAAACGTATGGATTATTTGGTAACGGTCAATCCATATTTTATTGGCGAACTGGAAAAGTATGGTATTGAACGCGATAAAGTGACGTATATTCCAAATTTTGTGTCAAGCGATCAATTTCATCCATTAGGACACGACATCGTTGAACAAACAAAAATCAAATACGGCATTCCAACGGATCGATTTATTGTATTATCAGCTGGTCAATTGCAACGACGTAAAGGTATTTTTGATGTCGTAGAAATGGCAAAATTATTACCCGATGTTCATTTTGTTTGGGCGGGTGGATTTTCGTTTGGTAAAATATCTGACGGCTATAAAGAAATTGAAAAAATTGTGGAGAATCCACCACAAAATATGACTTTTTTAGGCATTGTAGAACGTGAAGAAATGAACGCGATTTATAATATGGCAGATGTGATGATGTTAGCATCATTTGAAGAGTTATTCCCAATGACCATTTTAGAAGCCATGTGTGTGAATAAGCCAATTTTATTACGGGATCTAGATATTTATCCGGATATTTTATTTGATTTTTATGAAAAAGCCAATTCAATTGATGAGTTTGTTTCAGTGATTCAATCTTTACAAACGGATACGCAACGCTATGAAAAAGCGGTTGAAGCCTCTAAAAAAGGAAATGTCTTTTATTCAAAAGAAAATGTTTTAGAAATGTGGCAACAATTTTATGATATGGTGTTAAATAGTTAA
- a CDS encoding response regulator transcription factor, protein MINILLVEDDFTIANATVTFLKQHNLNVWHASTLKQAHDMLHKHPINIALLDMMLPDGNALDFYQTLPHTIKIIFLTAVDDEKAIIETLHNGVEDYITKPFRLPILLARIQGIITRYSLNEVQWTQYYHLHVNEQDRIIKMDNQDISLSATENRLFFYLFANRSQTLTREQLLTYMWDNGGDFVNDNTLTVTLKRLRKKIEKDSPLIETIRGLGYRMKGDNHA, encoded by the coding sequence ATGATAAATATACTATTAGTTGAAGACGATTTCACCATTGCCAATGCAACCGTTACATTTTTAAAACAACACAATTTAAATGTATGGCATGCATCAACGTTAAAACAAGCACATGACATGTTACATAAACACCCAATTAACATCGCGCTACTCGATATGATGTTACCCGACGGTAACGCTCTAGATTTTTATCAAACGTTACCACACACCATTAAAATTATATTTTTAACAGCGGTCGATGATGAAAAAGCCATTATTGAAACGTTACATAATGGCGTAGAAGACTACATTACCAAACCGTTTCGTTTACCCATTTTATTGGCGCGCATTCAAGGGATTATTACACGCTATTCACTCAACGAGGTGCAATGGACACAATATTATCATCTGCACGTCAATGAACAAGACCGTATCATTAAAATGGACAATCAAGACATCTCATTAAGCGCTACCGAAAACCGTTTGTTTTTCTATTTATTTGCCAATCGCTCTCAAACACTCACACGTGAGCAACTACTAACGTACATGTGGGATAATGGTGGTGATTTTGTAAACGACAATACGCTGACGGTGACACTGAAACGTTTGCGTAAAAAAATCGAAAAAGACTCACCGCTCATTGAAACCATTCGTGGCCTTGGTTATCGTATGAAAGGAGACAATCATGCGTGA
- the yqeK gene encoding bis(5'-nucleosyl)-tetraphosphatase (symmetrical) YqeK, with protein MLTNTLRHKIVSTLQGELSSKRYVHVLRVEEKAITLAKQYGVDVAQCQLAALLHDLTKEWTMEQYKEAVEKYQLDGAMLSYGSEILHGPVAACVCGEWFGVTDDVVCEAIAYHTIGKEDMSDVAKVLFVADYIEDGRTFEGVDEARRLANENLDEAIAYKLQQTLAYLANKGLRIYPDTVLAYNAWVNKIKER; from the coding sequence ATGTTGACGAATACACTACGTCATAAAATTGTCAGCACATTACAAGGTGAGCTCTCTTCAAAGCGTTATGTGCATGTATTGCGTGTTGAAGAAAAAGCCATTACTTTAGCAAAGCAGTACGGTGTTGATGTTGCACAATGTCAATTGGCGGCGCTATTACACGACCTCACAAAAGAGTGGACGATGGAGCAGTACAAAGAGGCTGTCGAAAAATATCAGTTAGATGGGGCGATGTTGTCGTACGGTAGCGAAATTTTGCATGGTCCGGTTGCCGCGTGTGTATGTGGTGAGTGGTTTGGTGTAACGGACGATGTCGTGTGTGAAGCGATTGCGTACCATACGATTGGAAAAGAAGACATGAGCGATGTTGCCAAAGTGTTATTCGTTGCGGATTACATTGAAGATGGTCGTACGTTTGAAGGTGTAGATGAAGCACGACGTTTGGCCAATGAGAATTTAGATGAAGCGATTGCGTATAAATTGCAACAGACATTGGCGTATTTAGCAAATAAAGGTTTACGTATTTATCCCGACACTGTTTTAGCGTATAATGCGTGGGTAAATAAAATTAAGGAGAGATGA
- a CDS encoding class I SAM-dependent methyltransferase: MSYAAFAKTYDDLMDQSLYDEWANYVYKRVPKNSSIFELACGTGELAVRLAKNYIYQGSDLSENMLSLAQQKAPSLSFLQMDMQAFHLDTTVDAIVCFADSLCYLDDLESVKATFQNVFQSLKPNGKFLFDMHSIYQIDDVYVDYQFHYVDDETLFIWDSFPGDEQYSVIHEISCVNRLSNGLYERYDEQHFERTYPLDDIVLALQEIGFCDIEVTADFTDSSVKSDSRRWFFAAVKREKG, translated from the coding sequence ATGAGTTATGCAGCATTTGCGAAAACCTATGACGATTTAATGGATCAATCGCTCTATGACGAATGGGCGAATTATGTATACAAACGTGTTCCAAAAAACAGTTCGATTTTTGAATTGGCGTGTGGAACAGGAGAATTAGCCGTTCGTTTAGCAAAAAATTATATCTATCAAGGTTCGGATTTATCTGAAAATATGCTATCATTGGCACAACAAAAAGCACCGTCTCTTTCGTTTTTACAAATGGATATGCAAGCGTTTCATTTGGATACGACAGTAGATGCGATTGTTTGTTTTGCAGATTCTTTATGTTACTTGGACGATTTAGAGTCTGTAAAAGCAACGTTTCAAAATGTTTTTCAATCATTAAAGCCTAACGGAAAATTTCTGTTTGATATGCATTCGATTTATCAAATTGATGATGTGTATGTTGACTATCAATTTCATTACGTTGATGATGAGACGCTATTTATTTGGGACAGTTTTCCAGGGGATGAGCAGTATAGTGTAATTCATGAAATTAGTTGTGTGAATCGATTGAGTAATGGTTTGTATGAACGATATGATGAACAACATTTTGAAAGAACCTATCCATTAGACGACATTGTTTTAGCGTTACAAGAAATTGGTTTTTGTGATATTGAAGTGACGGCTGATTTTACAGATTCTTCAGTAAAAAGTGATAGTAGACGTTGGTTTTTTGCAGCAGTTAAACGTGAAAAAGGTTAA
- a CDS encoding FtsX-like permease family protein, whose amino-acid sequence MSVLTKLTVAQIKENKKRTALTTISIAGIVSLLTAMALFLSSAWVVMHDAIIDNSGDWHFRTGIVKKADIEQLNLANFIDKKSETLAVDTLSSDILPKGRAVFGKTYTRSMSSIGLTRYDRKNAVKQKEILISAALQKENLVGQTVTFTNSKGQSLAYFVKGLVYLDDNAGVDYVGVDENYDSDEAIVFGKVTNFDQYFERFNTFSKSSGISIAKHNQQLLALYLVTSNEVLNNLLSGVVPVIFILVLVISVVVISSSFMLSLNERLKQLGALSSVGVTRGQLVKMMLAESAIIGSIGIVIGLIVGFIGTSIALVYFDQYAQVVFKSSGLESKFSLVIYWPLIVAVILLSIIVIAVSAIIPALKSAKRSPIENIKQVPFKKLMQLKKRRQNSRRNVLARIFKQPAYLAYRYKKNNSSRARTVFFVLTTSLLTFNVISNLVIQLTDTVEQVAQGGSKNSRHTKGDISLYMPFERTATQSSEEHAQQLFNKVKTLNGVESVQFVRSGSIVTTQPDILDYVHKIRKVQFSGEIDQSSTEHMSIISLDETSEREFLQAIDVTPEQFQQSGVIVTTDFVRNKKISAIPTDTLKGKSLPYMTFTNDHQLDKTSEKSIHILRNVEADKLSVGVSNLAELIVSKEMYYRIDSKADYTIMLKVDKNKADEIAKILKELANDGDYGNFYVNNIQENLKVMRAVLGMMGIIVYGFLSLISLVCLTTFYNTISSSARLRRREFAMLQSIGMTRGQLRIMLSIENMTAGILSIIFASIGAYALTILANIQGSSGVQEIIANMKYPILPTIISSCVLLVILLLFNVSTQRSVLKRSLVEDIKNETL is encoded by the coding sequence ATGAGCGTGTTAACAAAATTAACGGTTGCACAAATTAAAGAAAATAAAAAGCGGACTGCATTAACGACTATATCCATTGCTGGTATTGTGTCGTTATTAACTGCCATGGCGTTATTTTTATCTAGTGCATGGGTAGTGATGCATGATGCGATTATTGATAATTCGGGAGATTGGCATTTTCGAACAGGAATTGTAAAAAAGGCAGATATTGAGCAACTGAATTTGGCTAATTTCATTGATAAAAAATCAGAAACATTAGCGGTCGATACGTTATCAAGTGATATTTTGCCAAAAGGACGTGCAGTTTTCGGCAAAACGTATACACGTTCAATGTCGTCAATAGGATTGACTCGATATGATAGAAAAAATGCTGTGAAGCAAAAAGAAATATTAATTTCCGCAGCACTACAAAAAGAAAATTTAGTTGGACAAACGGTGACATTTACCAATTCTAAAGGACAATCATTGGCCTATTTTGTTAAAGGGCTTGTATATTTAGATGATAATGCAGGTGTTGATTATGTCGGTGTCGATGAAAATTACGATAGTGATGAAGCTATTGTTTTTGGTAAAGTCACAAATTTTGATCAATATTTTGAACGATTTAATACGTTTAGCAAATCATCGGGTATTTCCATTGCTAAACATAATCAACAATTATTAGCACTTTATTTAGTAACTAGTAATGAAGTTTTAAATAATTTACTCAGTGGGGTTGTTCCAGTTATTTTCATCTTAGTGCTCGTTATTTCAGTTGTCGTGATTAGTTCATCATTCATGTTATCGCTTAATGAACGACTTAAACAACTTGGGGCATTATCTAGTGTGGGTGTCACACGTGGACAATTGGTTAAAATGATGTTAGCTGAAAGTGCCATTATCGGAAGTATCGGGATTGTCATTGGGTTAATTGTCGGCTTTATCGGAACGTCTATTGCACTTGTTTATTTTGATCAGTACGCTCAAGTGGTGTTTAAATCTAGTGGTTTAGAATCCAAATTTTCACTCGTTATTTATTGGCCATTAATTGTTGCGGTTATTTTATTATCGATTATTGTCATTGCGGTGTCTGCAATTATACCGGCTTTAAAATCGGCAAAACGTTCGCCAATTGAAAATATTAAGCAAGTGCCATTTAAAAAATTGATGCAATTGAAAAAACGTCGTCAAAATAGTCGAAGAAATGTGTTGGCACGTATATTTAAACAACCTGCTTATTTAGCGTATCGCTATAAAAAGAATAATAGCAGTCGTGCCAGAACGGTATTTTTCGTATTAACCACGAGTTTGTTGACGTTCAACGTTATTTCTAATTTAGTCATTCAATTAACGGATACGGTTGAGCAAGTTGCTCAAGGTGGGTCAAAAAATAGCCGTCACACTAAAGGGGATATTTCGTTATATATGCCATTCGAACGGACTGCAACACAATCAAGTGAAGAGCATGCGCAACAATTATTTAATAAAGTCAAAACATTGAATGGAGTTGAAAGCGTACAATTTGTTAGAAGTGGGTCAATCGTGACAACACAACCCGATATTCTTGATTATGTACACAAAATCCGTAAAGTTCAATTTAGTGGAGAGATTGATCAGTCCTCAACTGAGCATATGTCAATAATTTCTTTAGATGAAACTTCAGAACGTGAATTTTTACAAGCGATTGATGTTACACCAGAACAATTTCAACAATCAGGTGTTATTGTAACAACGGATTTTGTGCGTAATAAAAAAATATCGGCTATTCCAACGGATACATTGAAAGGTAAATCGCTACCTTATATGACGTTTACAAATGATCATCAATTAGACAAGACATCAGAAAAATCAATTCATATTTTAAGAAATGTTGAAGCGGATAAATTATCTGTTGGGGTATCGAATCTTGCAGAATTAATTGTATCAAAAGAAATGTATTATCGTATTGATTCTAAAGCTGATTATACAATAATGTTAAAAGTTGATAAAAATAAAGCTGATGAGATTGCCAAAATATTGAAGGAATTGGCCAACGACGGCGATTACGGTAATTTTTATGTCAATAACATTCAAGAGAATTTGAAAGTGATGCGAGCCGTTTTAGGTATGATGGGTATCATTGTCTATGGATTTTTAAGTTTAATTTCGTTAGTTTGTTTAACGACTTTCTACAACACCATTTCATCCTCTGCACGGTTACGTCGTCGTGAATTTGCGATGTTGCAATCTATTGGAATGACAAGAGGGCAATTACGAATCATGTTATCGATTGAAAATATGACAGCAGGTATTTTATCCATTATATTTGCTTCCATCGGTGCGTATGCGCTGACCATTTTGGCTAATATTCAAGGTAGTAGTGGTGTTCAAGAAATTATTGCAAACATGAAATACCCGATATTACCAACCATCATTAGTTCATGTGTGTTATTGGTTATTCTATTGTTGTTTAATGTATCGACACAACGTAGTGTATTGAAACGCTCATTAGTAGAAGACATTAAAAACGAAACGTTGTAG
- the rpiA gene encoding ribose-5-phosphate isomerase RpiA, with the protein MNQNELKKRVGIAATDYIQNGMIVGLGTGSTVYYFVEELGKRVQNGLSIIGVTTSLATKQQAEQLGIPLKSLDDVNSIDLVVDGADEIDPQLNGIKGGGGALLFEKLVATQSKEVIWIVDESKMVDCLGAFPLPVEVVQYGHTHLLRYFEEKGYHPVLRMRDEKVFVTDDGNFIIDLHLKRIDDAVQLQKELNDLVGVVEHGLFLNQTRRVLVGKQNTVEVIEHV; encoded by the coding sequence ATGAATCAAAATGAATTGAAAAAAAGAGTAGGTATTGCAGCAACTGACTATATTCAAAATGGGATGATTGTCGGCTTAGGAACAGGTTCAACAGTGTACTATTTTGTGGAAGAACTTGGTAAACGTGTCCAAAATGGGTTGTCCATTATTGGTGTTACAACTTCTCTGGCAACAAAACAACAAGCTGAACAATTAGGCATTCCGTTAAAAAGTTTGGATGACGTCAATAGTATTGATCTTGTTGTAGATGGAGCAGATGAAATTGATCCTCAATTAAACGGGATTAAAGGTGGTGGCGGGGCACTACTTTTTGAAAAATTAGTGGCTACACAATCAAAAGAAGTGATATGGATTGTCGATGAAAGTAAAATGGTCGACTGTCTTGGTGCGTTTCCATTACCCGTAGAAGTGGTTCAATATGGCCATACGCATTTATTACGCTATTTTGAAGAAAAAGGGTATCATCCGGTATTGCGTATGCGTGATGAAAAGGTATTTGTGACGGACGATGGGAACTTTATTATCGATTTGCACTTGAAACGTATTGACGACGCGGTGCAATTACAAAAAGAATTGAATGATTTGGTTGGTGTTGTAGAGCACGGACTATTTTTAAATCAAACGCGACGTGTTTTAGTCGGAAAACAAAATACAGTAGAGGTGATTGAACATGTTTAG